cctaacacttcacaactgagccgttgttgctcatagacatcactgtgctcttcagtaaggccattctactgccaacgtttctatggagattgcatggctgtgtgctcgattttatacacctgtcagcaacggttgtgactgaaatagccaaatccactcatttgaaggggtgtccacacacttttgtgtatattgtgtatgtgtatgtttgagACCCATCCGTTTGCTGAGATCTCTATACTTTGGTAACACGTTAAAGAAATGCTGGACAGAATGTTTTCAATACACTGATACTAATCTGATTGAGACTTACTGAGTTTGTATATTGGAAAGTGATAGTCATTTGTGCTTGTCCATGAACAACGTCACTTGTCAGGGTACATGTACATGTAATCTGTTTACAATAAAGCAAACTGTAAtcagttacgttaccagcaaaaatattgtaatcagatgatggatacttttgaaaaactagatgattacttcttggattGCTTTGACATTTAGAAAGGATGTTTGGGAAAATGTTTTAtgaaaccattcagattttttcaatggcattcaattcagcattgaaaaaaggagATAGTTTAAGTTTgctccacctgagcgagtctgaccacaagtcagagaccactatgatgacacaccaatgcgtttgatggatcctttttgtcttcttccaATGCCTCTTAAGGGAAGAAATCGAAAACTGaagttactgattacaattttggacaggtaagtagtaactgtaacagattacatttagaaagtaacctacccaaacATGTCCcttgttataatgttgtagccTAAATGCTGTAGTTTACCCTACTAGTCTAGATTACGTGAGTATATTACCAAAGAGAATATATGTTTAAAATATACATGTTTTAAAATCTGTGATATTGCTGTGATGTCTATTTCATCAAAGACAGAATTATTTTTAATTTCATCCACTGGGACCTGCCATGGACTTAAACTGCCAATGCCTCTTCCAAGAAAACTCTCTCTCCCATGGTTCTTCGCGCTTGTACAGTGACGACATGCATGCGCCGGAGGTTCAACAGCAAGCTCCCTAACTCAACGCTGACAGTCTTGCAAAAACGTATTGAAGTATATATTGAATTGTGTTGCAATTAGGTCATTTATATCGTATAATGGTTCGACTTTAGTAACAGTTAATTACTACTGGGACATTTTGCGAAATAGGGGCAAGACACAGGCGTGCGTTTTTTAAATagctgaagtagctagcaagtcaACGTGAATAGAGGACAACATGGTGTATTCTTTCATACTGAAAGTTGTGCAGCGTAATTTGCATCAATATCAAACACTGTCAACGCAATCCGTTCTGCGAATATGTAAACGCATGCAGAACAATTTGCACCTTCAGAAACCGTCTACTGCAACATCCAGATTCGTTTTCTATGGGGCTGCATATCACTCACCTATTGGGAGTAATATATTTTGTACACGGAGTCGAAGCATTTCTGTCGACACAAGATTGAGAagtaaaggagaagagaaggatgGTGGACAGGTGTCAGTACCGAGGAAAGGACCTTCTACTGCACATAAAGGTAAGCCTGTCGAACACAATGTATTGTTATTCAATCAGAGCCCATATGGAGTTTGCCTTGTTAATCACACTTCTTGCACAATAAGAATGAAAGAGACTAAACTATTGAAAGTTTTGACATTGGCATAATGGCATCATCCTTTTCTCCAGCTATCAAAGAGTTTAGAACTAGAAGGGTGTACCATAATCAGAGTTCTCTCCCTCGCAACAGTAAAGGAAGCTGGCAAAGACTTTACCTACCTCATAGTTGTGCTGATTGGACTCGGAGTAACAGGTGATTTTTCACTTCCAGAATATGATATCGAAAGATCAATTGATGTAATCTGATTAAAAGACAGTTGTTGCCCCAACCTGTTGACACCTCGGTGTTTTGCTCTCAGGTGGGTTGTTGTATGTGGTTTTCCAGgagctgttctcctcctccagCCCCAACAAGGTCTACAGCAAAGCCTTCAACAAAACCAGGTTACACCCAGAGGTGAGATAACAAGCACAGAAACATAACATCAACGAGACAATCTACTCTTAGTCTGCATCTCAGTTGAGTTAATTTATGTATTTGCCTTTTGCCAGAATGTGTTGCGCATATGAGAGAACTGAGTTAAGACAACATTAACCATCTACGTCTCATTGGCTCGTCTCTTTCCCTGCATCTGCACTTTTCTGAAAACACAGGATTGATAAAAGCAATGTGGTGTCAGGGGTCGCGTTAACAGGATTCTGCATTTTTcacacagaaagggaaagagaaaaaCTGAGATCTAAAATCCCTCTCTTTGTAAATTGTGCTCGGTTTCAGTCAGGGTTCGCTCCAAATCATGAATGTAAAAGGACACATTTTGTGCTTCAGTTACACTATCTTTGCTCACATCATTGGATCACAagacagcgctctgactgatgGATGTGTAGCCTACTTTTCTCCTGTACTTTCCTCTGGTGTAGTTTTTCTCTGGTATCAAAGTAAAATGCAAGATTTACTTcaagcaaaacattaggaaatgtagctggctacattctgTCTATGATATATATTATAAATTTGATGGCCATGCATAATTTTtcctaaaataaaaaaataccttgctttttcattgtaagctAATTGACTGTGTAATTTATGTGTGGCTGCTAGCCAAATAGCATTTCACGTCTGTCATCTGATGGGAAAAAATTCTGCCAAATGTGTTGCGTTAATGCGTTTTGTGGAAAGATTGAAGCAAAAAAAACACTGTCAACATTCAATATAAAACACAGGTGAAATGGTTTAAAACAGATTTTTGATGGTCTGCTTTTAGAAAAGATTGATTTCTGAAATCTAATTCGACCCCAGGGTGTAAAGTTGATtgttctcttccttcctctttgtTAAACCACAGGTGATTGGAGTGTTCGGGGAGCCAATCAAGTGCTTCGGTGAAACGTCCCGCCGAGGTAGAAGACAGAAAATCAGGTGAGATCAACGTTTGTTTTTACCATGATGGTCTTTCTTTATACACTGTGATAGGAATACAAGATCACTGCATTAATCAGACTGTGTGATTACTAGCATGtttattattttcttttttttccccACAGTCATGTGGAGTACATGAAGGATGGACTGAAGCACATGAGACTGAAGTTCTACATCCAAGGAGAAGAACCAGGCCGGCAGGGAACTGTGCACACAGAATCTAAAGAGGTTAGACATATTCCCTAGCCATATTATTTTATGTGCAATTTATCTTGCTTGATTGACCTGAACGCTATAGCGTTTAGagacattatttttttaaatcagaaaAAAGATTCTCCATTAATTAGAGAATAAATATTGGCATAAACGGCTTTTTTTGTTGTGACATAAGGTGAACGTGTTTTAACTCTTTCAACAGAACCCTGAAACTGGAAAGTTAGAGTTCCGCTACATCTTTGTGGAAGTAGACACTTACCCCAGGAGAACCATTGTCATTGAGGATAACAGATAAGATGGGGACTGATTCTCAGACCCGGTCTGAAGAGGTGCTGCAGCTGTCTAGCATCACTCAGATTATGTAGGCAATGCATCACTTTGTTGATGAACTTGTTTGTTTCAAAAAGTTTTTCAACAAATGCCAATAAAGTTTTATAGAGTCTGTCGGTGGTTAAACCCAATAATAATTGATGGAACCAAGTTCCTATATCTTGTTGTTTAGTATGAGTTTCAGATTTGTTGGGTGATTTCGAAAATTTACTGCCATTGCTGACTTTTCTGAGGACAATTTCCTTATTTTTGAGAACTGAGTTAGTGAGGGTGAAGTATGATCTCTTTTTGACATGGCTGTTCCCTTCTGAATGCCAATAACTGGTGTTTTAGCAATGATTTGAAGCTATCTGTTTTAATGCTCCATAGGATAAACGGCTTCTAAAGAATGGTTTACTTTTGTTGTCAAAACACGGAAATGTAATGCTTTTAAAGAAAAGCATCTGATGCAGAGATGTTATTTGTCTATTGACAGTGAAAATGTTCAATGTCTTTGTTCATGAATCTACTACACTGATTAGAGATATGGAAAACCGTTAAAGATTTTGAATTAACTAAGACTCCTGTATTTTGAGAGCAAATCAATAGAATTATTTTATGAGTATGTGGAGATACAAAAAATGTGTGACTTGATTAAACCCCCAATAATAAAGGATTCACTGGCCATGTGAAGTTAGACATATTCTGTCACACTGCAAATGTTCTATCCCACGCTGAACTTattggaaatacattttagaaaaagtctgTTGGTACTTATGCAACACacaaggttggtggcaccttaatttgggagaaagggctcatggtaatggcaggagtggaataggtggaatgctatcaaacacatggttttcatGTTTGATtacattcgctccgttccagacataATGAGCCTTTCTCCCCTCGGCAGCCTCCATTGTTATGGACAgtattgtttttatttcattctGGCAATATTTGATAGGATAATATAGCATACCCAATATTACGTATGCAAATGTTTACTCGGATCTGATGAAATTAGTGTAAACATCATCTTATGACTGACggagtacagtgccttcggaaagtattcagaccccttgactttttccacattttgttacgttacagccttattctaaaatgtatcaaataaaatgatttcctcagcaatctacacaaaatacctccTGATGAAGAAAagtttatttttaaatttttgcaaatgtatttaaaaaaaaaaacatctaccttatttacaaaaatatTCAGAACATTGGCTATGAGACTTGACATTGAAGAAAAAAAGCAAAGGTTCCTGGCGTATCCTctaagggttcttcaaagaacccctTTTAATGGATCCTCAGAACCTTTTGGGGTACATTTTGTAACCCCCTCccctattattattaataataatatgcacaACAATAACACCATATTTTATTTGTCTGTGTTTATTATGATATTAGTGGCAAAGCAGAATAAAATCATCCAAACTCCCAGCAAAGTCCAATGGGTATATTAATGTTCTCcgtatccatagccagaatgattttgcagtgcatAGTGAACAGGTGTAGGGAACAGGCATAGTGAACAGGTGCAGGGAGGGTGAAGTCTGTGAGTCCAAATTTGTTAAATTATACACATTTACAAAAAATGCACACAACAGTATTCATACCTTGGTTTTTAAGGTAAATGTGAACGAAaaacacttttgataatggttttcatacacatTTAGTACCTTgtccaccctgtatatagcctcgcttgttattttactgctgctgtttattatttgttacttttattttctattttcatTATTTTACTTAACACTTTCAAAAAaaatcttaacttcttaaagcattgttggctAGGGGttggtattttcacgtccggatgaaaagcgtgcccaaagtaaactgcctgctactcaggcccagaagctaggatatgcatattattagtagatttggatagagaacactgaagtttctaaacctgtttgaataatgtctatgagtataacagaacttatttggcaggcaaaaccccgaggacaaaccatccaggaaaaaaatgttttgaggtcactcttttcaatgggttttctgtGTAGATCTATATTTCTATGGCATTTGCTTGCAGTTGctattgcttccactagatgtcaacagtctttagaaattggttgatgtttttcctttgaaaaATGAAGACGTagggctgttcagaacgagggtcgcgcaggtcgctccactttgtttttatcTGCTATTGAACGCAGTTTAACCCATCTGAAAtgttattgattatttacgttaaaaactacctaaagttgtattaggaaagttgtttgaaatgtttgacaaagattacaggtaattTATTTGATATTTcgtagtcatgttgcgcgagttaAAACCgctgtttttctggatcaaatgcgccaaataaataaacattttggAGCTATAAtgacagaattaatcgaacaaaaggaccatttgtgatgtttatgggacatattggagtgctaacagaagaagctcgtcaaaggtaaggcatgaattatatcgttatttctgagttgTGTGTCGTGCCTGGcgggatgaaatatgattgtctgtgtttgtttgatggggtgctgtcctcagataatagcatggtttgctttcgcgggtaaagcctttttgaaatctgacacggtggctggattaacaagaagtaaagctttaatttggtgtattgcacttgtgattgtatgaaagttaaatatttataataattttattttaatttggcgctctgccatttcacagGATGTTgccaaatcgatcccgttaatgggatttgatccctaagatgttttaagggcttgtatgtaagcataTCACTGTCGTATTccgtgcatgtgacaaatacaatttgtgctgtgctgtgaggtgtttatttgtttttatctTTTATCTTTGTTCCTATGCACACTGGCAGATCTAGTTTGACTTGGTGATGACTTGAAGTGGACcttctgtattctccctctccccttcatcATAGGATTTGTAATGGCACACAGGATGTCTTCTTCAGAAAGGGTTTGTTTTGCAGGGGGCACTGAAGTCCTATAACAAATGATGGCACTCTTACAAAGTAATATAAACAAAAGAAAAATGAACAAGAAAACGAATAGTCAAAAACAACTGCCAAAGTGAATCATTTTTCAAAAACATTCATTGCTTTAAAATCAACTCTCTTGTTCATGGAATAAATGTTGCTACAAAAATTACTAAATAAACAACCATTCTGAAAATGTTATTTTTCATTCATTGACCACAGTCTGTCTTTTAAATATTTTTACATTTATATTAATATTTGTTAAATAAACCATTTTAATTGTTTTACTTGTCTTGTATTTATAACTGATTTGACTCccttccttctgtctctctcctcctcatagcCATGGAGGTGTAGAATGTATCTAATGTCACAGGTATGTCCCAAGTAAACTGCATGTCATGAGAAAGGCATTGAATAATATCTGATAAATGTTGATGAATATCCCTCCAACTCTTCGTCCAATGACTAGATGGAAACTAACTGGTTGGATCTGGTACATTTACAGAAATGTTGATTGATGTGCTTTGGCccagtaaataaataaattacatgACCCCCTCCCTTCTTTCCATTCTCCTAGCTTTTCATTCTCTCCAGCTCATCGATGGGTATCCAGATAAGTAGTGTCAAGCAAATATCTTTGAGTTTTAACCATACCTCCGTAGCTCAGAGTTGTGCCTCTTCTTCATTCCTGGTTTGAATTATATGGTTTGTTTTATATGGTGAAGCTGTCTTTTTCCAGATTCCAATTGATGCCTAAGCTTTAGTGAAGAGGTATTAGATCTACCCCTAGATCTTTAAGGCGATCCTCTGGAAGAAATGCTTCCATGACTTTGCTGCTGTTGGAGGCTATCTTGTGCAGCCTCGCGCTTGACTCAGCTGACATTTCTTTTGTTCTTTTCAAGAGGTCAACTGCTTCCTCGTCTCTGGGGTATGAGGTAAGTCCATCATCCACGTAAAAGTTTCTCATGACATACTGTTTTGCATCTGTGCCGTGCTCTTCTTCACCCT
Above is a window of Oncorhynchus kisutch isolate 150728-3 linkage group LG18, Okis_V2, whole genome shotgun sequence DNA encoding:
- the timm21 gene encoding mitochondrial import inner membrane translocase subunit Tim21, coding for MVYSFILKVVQRNLHQYQTLSTQSVLRICKRMQNNLHLQKPSTATSRFVFYGAAYHSPIGSNIFCTRSRSISVDTRLRSKGEEKDGGQVSVPRKGPSTAHKVKEAGKDFTYLIVVLIGLGVTGGLLYVVFQELFSSSSPNKVYSKAFNKTRLHPEVIGVFGEPIKCFGETSRRGRRQKISHVEYMKDGLKHMRLKFYIQGEEPGRQGTVHTESKENPETGKLEFRYIFVEVDTYPRRTIVIEDNR